The sequence GCTGACGCTCAACCACCACAAGGCGGGCGTGGTGCGCAACGAGCCCGCCGCGCGTACCGGCGGGGTGCAGCTCCACAGCGTAGCCGTCAACGGCCAGCGCCTATCCGCCGATTCCGTGGAGGGGCCGCGCTACCGCGTGCAAAACACCAACCTCATCGTTGTGCCGCCGTCGCCGGTGCTGCCGGGGGCCACTACCGAGCTCACGGTGCGGTGGACGCTTCCTATCCCGCAACAGGGCGCGGGCGGCCGGATGGGCTACAGCCGGGACAACCTGTTCTTTTTGGCCTACTGGTATCCCATCATGGCGGTGTACGATGACGTCACGGGCTGGATGACCGATCCTTTTCGCGGCACGGCCGAGTTCTACTCCGATTTTGCCTCGTACGACATCACCGTTCACGCGCCCGAGGGGTGGGTGGTGCAAAGCACCGGCACGCTGCAGAATCCGGCGGCTGTATTCCCCCCGTCGGTGCGCGCGCGTCGGCAGCAGGCCTATGCCAGCGACATGCCGGTGCGTATCCTAACGCCCGATCAGCAGGCCACGGTGGATGCACCTTCCGATACGCTGCGGTGGCAGTTTGCCGCACAAAACGTGCGCGACGTCGCGTTTAGCCTCACGCGCGACGCGTTCTGGGATGCCGCCCGTACGCCGGTGGGCGACCGCGACGGCGACGGGCTTGTCGACTCGACACGCATCAATACCTTCTACCGCGAAACGGCTCCCAAGTGGACCGAGGTGACGCGCTATCAGCAGCACAGCATCACGCAGCATTCGGCGTACACCGGTATTCCCTACCCGTGGCCGCACATGACGGCGGTGGAGGGCGCAGGCATCATTGGCGGCGGCATGGAGTTTCCGATGATGACCCTCATGGGCGATTACAACGAACGCTCGGCCCGTGATCTGTATGCCGTTACGGCGCACGAGCTGGCCCACATGTGGGTGCCCATGATGGTGAGTACGAACGAGCGGCGTTACAGCTGGATCGACGAGGGCACCACCTCCTTCAGCGAAAATGTGGCGCGCAAGGATTTTTATGCGCAGAGCGATGCGTATGCCGCCGACCGTGCCGATTACGTGGCGTGGGCCACGAACGGTCACGAGGGCCCGCTCATGCGGTGGTCGGACTATCACTACAGCGGATCGGCCTTTGTTATCGCCTCCTACCGCAAGCCGGCGACGCTTTACGTGGCGCTGCGCGCGCTCCTGGGCACGGAGACGTTCAACGCGGCGTTTCAGGCCTTTCACCGGACGTGGGCGTACAAGCACCCGTACCCGAGCGATTTCTTTCACACGTTTGAGCGGGTAGCGGGCCGCGCGCTGGACTGGTTCTGGCGCAGCTGGTACTACGAAACGTGGACGCTTGACCATGCCATTGCCGGCGTGGAGCGCTCGGGGGGACAGGTGCGCGTGCAGCTGGAGGATCGCGGGCAAGCCTTCATGCCCACCCGCGTCACGCTCACGCTGCGTGATGGTACGACCCTGCAGCGCACGCTGCCGGTGCGTGTGTGGCTCTCGGGGCGCGATGCTGCAGCGCTTGTGGTGCAGGATGTCGACGCCTCGGCGGTAACCCGCGTGGAAATTGACGCGGCCCACGTCTTTCCCGACGTGGACCGCTCCAACAACGTGTGGACCGCCGCAAACGAGTGATCGCGGTCTGATGGACTGAAACGCAGCCTACGCCGTGTGGGCCTGTGCCGATGGAGCCGCTAGCGCAGGCACGTCGGTGGCCAGGTCTACGATGGCCGCGGCCCACGTAAGGCCCGCGCCAAATGCAACCAGGGCGAGGGTGTCGCCCGGCGCGATGCGTCCGCTCTGGAAGGCCTCCGAGAGGGCAATGGGCACCGTAGCGGCCGAGGTGTTGCCGTAGCGGTCGACGTTGATCATGACCTTCTCTTCGGGCAGGCCAAGCTCGGCGGCCGCGTAATCGATGATGCGCTTATTGGCCTGGTGCGGAACGAACAGGTCGATGTCGTCGGCGCTGCGGCCGGCCTTGTCGAGCGCCTGGGTTAGGGCCTCGCCCATGATGCGCGTGGCAAACTTGAAGACCTCGCGGCCATTCATCTTCACGTTCTGAAGGTTTGCATCGAGCGCTTCGTGCGACGTAGGTTGGGCCACGCCGCCGGCAGGCACAATGATGTGCTCGGCCCCCGATCCATCAGAGCCCAGCACGTGCGACTGCAGGCCGCAGGGTTCGCGCGTCGCCTGCACCACCACCGCGCCGGCGCCATCGCCGAAGAGAACGGCCGTGTCGCGGTTCTCCCAACTGAGCCACCGGCTGATGAGCTCGGCACCCACGACAAGGATCGTATCGTACGCGCCGGTCGAGATGAACTGCTGGGCCGTTACGAGGGCATAGATGAAGCCGGTGCACCCCACGGTAAGCTGCATGGCCCCCGCGTGGATGCCCAGGCCGTGCTGCACCTGGCTCGACACCGGCGGCGTCAGGTAATCGGGCGAAGAGGAGGCCACGAGCACCAAGTCGACGGCCGACGCGTCGACCCCGGCACAATCGAGCGCGCGCTGCCCGGCGGCTATGGACATGGTGGCGGTCGTTTCGTCGTCGCCAGCAAAGCGGCGCTCGCGAATCCCCGAGCGCGAGCGAATCCACTCGTCGCTGGTGTCCATGTGGGCGGCGAGGTCGTCATTGGTGACGACGTTGGGCGGGGCATAATGCCCCCAGCCGGTGATGCTTGCGTGCGGCATGGGATTGAAGTGTCGTGCGTGCAAAAACAAAGATGGAAGCGGTTCCAGCAGCGATGCCCCAGCGCAGCGTCGCTGGAGGCTGGCGCGGGCTAGGCGGCCTGCGCCGCGCCGATTTGCGCAATCGCGCCAAACGAATCGGCTTGCAGGCTAGCACCGCCAATGAGGCCGCCGTCTACATCGGGTTGCGAGAGCAGCGCTTCGGCGTTGTGGGGCTTCATGCTCCCGCCGTACAGCAGGTGCACATCCGCCGCCCCGTCGCCCACGAGGTCGTGCAGCAGGCTGCGGATGAACGCGTGCATCGCCTGCGCTTGCTCGGGCGTTGCGCTGTCGCCGGTGCCAATGGCCCACACCGGCTCGTAGGCAACCACCAGGTCGGTGGGGGCTGCACCCTGGGCTTCGGCGAGGGCGCCGCGCACCTGTTGTTCGACGATGGCTTCGGCATCGCCGGCATCGCGCTGGGCTTTCGTTTCGCCCACGCACACAATGGGAATGAGGCTGTGCGCATGCGCCTGGGCGACCTTTGCGCCCACATCGGCATCCGTCTCGCCGAAGTATTTGCGGCGCTCCGAGTGGCCCACGATCACGTAGGTGCACCCCGCGGCGCGCAACATAGGCGCCGACGTTTCGCCGGTGTAAGAGCCCGCATCGGCGGTGTGCATCGTTTGGCCGCCCACGGCAACGTCGGTATCGGCGAGGGCGCGGGCCGTGGCTTCCAGATTTACAAACGGGGGGCACACGGCCATATGGGTGGCCGCGAGCGCGTCGGCGTGTTCATGCACATACGCAGCCAGGTCCTCCGCAAGCGCGGTGGCTTCGGGGAGGGTGGTGTTCATCTTCCAGTTTCCAGCAATAAGCATGAGCGGTAGGGTCAGATGAGAGAGGGTACAGGCGCAGCGTTATGGCTTGAGGGCTTCGTACGCAAACATAGGCGGAATATTGCGCAGCTCGTATTCCTTCGACGCCAGGTTAAAGTGCTGGCGCAGCGGGTCTTCCATGTGATTGTAATTCTGATACACCAAAAACTTGCCCGTGTCCGCAAGCGCGCGGCGGGTGTGCACGAGGAGTTCGTCTTTTACGTCGTCGTCGAGAAAAGAGAAGGGAATGCCCGAGATGATGTAGTCGGCCGCGTCAATGGTGAGGCGGTCGAGGATCGTCTCGATATTTTCGACGCGGTCGTGCACAACGGTAGCGCGCGGATCGCCGTCGGTGAGGGCTTCGAGCTCCTCTACGAAGTTGCGATTCCCCTCAATGAGGACGAGCGTCGAGTCATCGTGCATCTCCTCTAGAATGTACCGGCTAAAGACGCCGGTGCCGGGCCCATACTCCACAATGATGTTGGGCGCCGAAAAGTCGATCCAGCGACAGACCCGCTTTACGAGAAACTTCGAGGACGGTGTGATAGCAGCCACGTCCCGGTCCTTGATGAAGTTTTTGATGTAGGCGAGCGTTCCCATACAAAGCTATACGGTCTGTTGAGCAAAGCGTAGTAGAAAATAAAGCGGACGGCTGCCTTCTGCAATGCAGCCGATAGCTTGTTACATCGGTGGTGCGAATGGTTTAGGGCGTGCGCTGCGCGGTGGCCGGCGGGCGCCGTTCCACTTGAATGCCCAGGTCGTTAAGGAGCCGCATGATGCCAACGCCCACGTAGCGCTCCACGATGCGCCCGTCGGCGTCGATGAGGAAGCGCGTGGGCACGGTGGCTACGTTGTACGTTTGGGCGAGCGGGGCATCGTAGCCGCTGGGCAGGATGATGTGCTGGCCGGGGAGCGAGCGGCCCTCGCGGAAGGCCTTGTTGAGCAGCGTGTCGGGCTCTAGCGAGATGGAGAGCAGCGCGAGGTTTTGAGGGCGCGTGGCCCGGTAAATGGCGTTGCGCATGGCCACCTGCTGCTGGTAGACGCGATCGCCGGGCTTGTAGAACTCCAGCAAGATGGGGCGTCCGCTAAGGGCGCTGAGTGAAAGCGTGTCGCCGGTTACGTCGCGCACAGTAAACGACGGCGCCTTCATGTTGGGCATCAGGTTGTTCATCTCGTAGAGCGCGCGCTCGGCCCAGGCGGCCCACTGCGTGTCCTCGTATTCGGTTTGAAGCACGCGGGCGGCGGCTTTGGCCTTGCTGGTTTGCATGCTGTCGAGGTGCGCACGCACGCGCTCGGCCTGGATCGCGGCCTTCTCCGGCGCGCGGCTCGTCGCTTGTTGGGCGCTGTCCAAAAAGGCCAGGGCCTGCGGCTGTCCGTGCAGGCGGGCAATGGCGCGGCGGCCTACCCGCACGGCTTCCACGTAACGCGGGTTGGCAGGGGAAATTTCGCGCACGTATTCAACGGCCAGCGAGTCGTTCCACCCTTCAAGGAGGGCAATGGCTTCCACCGAGGCCAGCTGTGTTGCGTACGCGTCGGGGTAGGTGCGCCGCAGGCTCCACAAGATGCTGCTCGTTTGTCGCACGCTCTGGCCCATACCACCAGAGAGCGCCTGGCCGGTAC comes from Salisaeta longa DSM 21114 and encodes:
- a CDS encoding M1 family metallopeptidase, whose amino-acid sequence is MRRFLWSFPLVFVLLVGCRSMPQAAQQTQIPTPPAAASAVEVSPDTGAAPAVRPPVPAPGFREAVAAGTRTTTGRPGPNYWQQRAAYDLTARLYPSEHRLDGTARITYTNNAPDTLNTLLLELTLNHHKAGVVRNEPAARTGGVQLHSVAVNGQRLSADSVEGPRYRVQNTNLIVVPPSPVLPGATTELTVRWTLPIPQQGAGGRMGYSRDNLFFLAYWYPIMAVYDDVTGWMTDPFRGTAEFYSDFASYDITVHAPEGWVVQSTGTLQNPAAVFPPSVRARRQQAYASDMPVRILTPDQQATVDAPSDTLRWQFAAQNVRDVAFSLTRDAFWDAARTPVGDRDGDGLVDSTRINTFYRETAPKWTEVTRYQQHSITQHSAYTGIPYPWPHMTAVEGAGIIGGGMEFPMMTLMGDYNERSARDLYAVTAHELAHMWVPMMVSTNERRYSWIDEGTTSFSENVARKDFYAQSDAYAADRADYVAWATNGHEGPLMRWSDYHYSGSAFVIASYRKPATLYVALRALLGTETFNAAFQAFHRTWAYKHPYPSDFFHTFERVAGRALDWFWRSWYYETWTLDHAIAGVERSGGQVRVQLEDRGQAFMPTRVTLTLRDGTTLQRTLPVRVWLSGRDAAALVVQDVDASAVTRVEIDAAHVFPDVDRSNNVWTAANE
- a CDS encoding beta-ketoacyl-ACP synthase III, with the protein product MPHASITGWGHYAPPNVVTNDDLAAHMDTSDEWIRSRSGIRERRFAGDDETTATMSIAAGQRALDCAGVDASAVDLVLVASSSPDYLTPPVSSQVQHGLGIHAGAMQLTVGCTGFIYALVTAQQFISTGAYDTILVVGAELISRWLSWENRDTAVLFGDGAGAVVVQATREPCGLQSHVLGSDGSGAEHIIVPAGGVAQPTSHEALDANLQNVKMNGREVFKFATRIMGEALTQALDKAGRSADDIDLFVPHQANKRIIDYAAAELGLPEEKVMINVDRYGNTSAATVPIALSEAFQSGRIAPGDTLALVAFGAGLTWAAAIVDLATDVPALAAPSAQAHTA
- the tpiA gene encoding triose-phosphate isomerase; translated protein: MLIAGNWKMNTTLPEATALAEDLAAYVHEHADALAATHMAVCPPFVNLEATARALADTDVAVGGQTMHTADAGSYTGETSAPMLRAAGCTYVIVGHSERRKYFGETDADVGAKVAQAHAHSLIPIVCVGETKAQRDAGDAEAIVEQQVRGALAEAQGAAPTDLVVAYEPVWAIGTGDSATPEQAQAMHAFIRSLLHDLVGDGAADVHLLYGGSMKPHNAEALLSQPDVDGGLIGGASLQADSFGAIAQIGAAQAA
- a CDS encoding class I SAM-dependent methyltransferase, whose product is MGTLAYIKNFIKDRDVAAITPSSKFLVKRVCRWIDFSAPNIIVEYGPGTGVFSRYILEEMHDDSTLVLIEGNRNFVEELEALTDGDPRATVVHDRVENIETILDRLTIDAADYIISGIPFSFLDDDVKDELLVHTRRALADTGKFLVYQNYNHMEDPLRQHFNLASKEYELRNIPPMFAYEALKP
- a CDS encoding peroxiredoxin family protein; amino-acid sequence: MPSPSVAPPFCALRPVFARIAAFVFLASLALGCQSAPETRVRSHLSGRITVSAAIDSVRNYSGFNVLVANANGRAIDTLALATTDINGDFATAVRAPSAGIYPLLVRRRGNTLARAELVVTDGDSATLDLELPHRGLVRIQSEENAALLAYRNTMALHRQMAIRNVRTGQALSGGMGQSVRQTSSILWSLRRTYPDAYATQLASVEAIALLEGWNDSLAVEYVREISPANPRYVEAVRVGRRAIARLHGQPQALAFLDSAQQATSRAPEKAAIQAERVRAHLDSMQTSKAKAAARVLQTEYEDTQWAAWAERALYEMNNLMPNMKAPSFTVRDVTGDTLSLSALSGRPILLEFYKPGDRVYQQQVAMRNAIYRATRPQNLALLSISLEPDTLLNKAFREGRSLPGQHIILPSGYDAPLAQTYNVATVPTRFLIDADGRIVERYVGVGIMRLLNDLGIQVERRPPATAQRTP